One stretch of Pseudovibrio brasiliensis DNA includes these proteins:
- a CDS encoding nitric-oxide reductase large subunit, which produces MFDKDYDVTFSLKRLWILLGVGMVLAFGVLLFFGAEIYRMKPPIPNMVISDSGDVIYTKDDIEEGQNVWQSLGGMQQGSIWGHGSYVAPDWSTDWLHREALALRDVFHRARVGTGYTPPSDEQKAFLQVLIEEEMRRNRYNPANETITISDDRATAVKQVEDHFTRLFASYDNIDGQNLRDDYAFPPNILITPEQAQKLSAFFFWTSWSSVTNRPDDTITYTSNWPHEPLVGNQPSGAAFIWTIISILLLLGCAGALCFYYVRQYDLWRERIIPEGGAAAKNPLANVKLTPSMRATAKYFWVVVGLMIAQVALGILTAHYAVEGQDLYGIPLAEILPYSISRTWHTQLAVFWIATAWLGTGLFMAPLLSGKDPAYQTLGVNFLWICLIIIVVGSFAGEWLGVNQFFSRTMNFWFGHQGYEYVDLGRFWQIFLFIGLLLWLVLVLRALYPALKGGHNRSLIALTLLSATAIGLLYGAGLFWGQNTHISVMEYWRWWVVHLWVEGVFEVFATAIIALIFVNLKLLRASTAAVAVIFATIIFMSGGVLGTFHHLYWSGTPIGVLALGAVFSALEVVPLLVIGFEAYQTHKLEQNTKWIEHYKWPLNFFASVLFWNLVGAGLLGFFINPPLALYYMQGLNSTPAHGHAAMFGVYGLLGIGLMLFCLRSLIPDNRWSDKWLQQAFWGLNIGLAMMLALSLIPQGIYQAYISFTESYWLARAPETIHGPVMTALVWARVPGDLVFGWGIFAIVMFMYRAYFGEPINEKEQAAKV; this is translated from the coding sequence ATGTTTGACAAGGACTATGATGTAACCTTTTCACTCAAACGGCTTTGGATACTTCTCGGCGTGGGCATGGTCCTCGCCTTTGGTGTCCTTCTCTTTTTTGGCGCTGAAATCTATCGCATGAAACCACCTATTCCCAACATGGTGATCTCAGACAGCGGCGATGTGATCTACACCAAAGATGACATCGAAGAAGGCCAGAACGTCTGGCAATCTCTGGGCGGCATGCAGCAAGGCAGTATCTGGGGGCATGGCAGTTACGTGGCGCCAGACTGGTCCACGGACTGGCTTCACAGAGAAGCGCTGGCACTGCGGGATGTTTTTCACCGGGCACGGGTCGGCACAGGCTACACCCCGCCAAGTGATGAGCAAAAGGCTTTCCTTCAGGTTCTCATTGAAGAAGAGATGCGGCGCAACCGCTATAATCCAGCCAATGAGACCATTACCATTTCAGATGACCGGGCCACGGCTGTCAAACAGGTGGAAGATCATTTCACACGACTGTTTGCCTCTTATGACAACATCGACGGGCAAAACCTTCGCGATGACTATGCCTTTCCTCCCAACATTCTGATCACTCCTGAACAAGCCCAAAAACTCTCCGCCTTCTTCTTCTGGACCTCCTGGAGTTCAGTGACCAACCGCCCAGATGATACCATCACCTACACCAGCAACTGGCCCCATGAACCACTGGTTGGCAATCAGCCAAGCGGTGCTGCGTTCATTTGGACCATCATCAGTATCCTCCTGCTGCTTGGCTGTGCTGGTGCGCTGTGCTTCTATTACGTCCGCCAGTACGATCTATGGCGCGAGCGGATCATCCCGGAAGGTGGAGCTGCGGCGAAAAACCCTCTGGCGAATGTGAAGCTGACCCCTTCCATGCGGGCAACAGCCAAATACTTCTGGGTGGTTGTGGGCCTCATGATCGCTCAGGTCGCGCTTGGCATCCTCACAGCGCACTACGCAGTTGAAGGTCAGGATCTTTATGGCATTCCGCTTGCAGAGATCCTTCCTTATTCCATCTCCCGAACCTGGCACACACAGCTCGCTGTGTTCTGGATCGCGACAGCATGGCTGGGCACGGGCCTGTTCATGGCTCCCCTGCTTTCCGGCAAGGATCCTGCCTATCAGACACTCGGCGTCAACTTCCTCTGGATCTGCCTGATCATCATTGTGGTGGGCTCGTTTGCGGGCGAGTGGCTTGGGGTGAACCAGTTCTTCTCCCGCACCATGAACTTCTGGTTCGGTCATCAGGGCTATGAGTATGTTGACCTGGGCCGTTTCTGGCAGATCTTCCTCTTCATCGGACTTCTGCTTTGGCTGGTGCTGGTGCTGCGTGCGCTTTATCCAGCCCTCAAAGGCGGCCACAACCGCAGCCTCATTGCTTTGACGTTGCTCTCCGCAACAGCAATCGGCCTGCTTTACGGTGCCGGTCTGTTCTGGGGGCAGAACACGCATATCAGCGTAATGGAATACTGGCGCTGGTGGGTGGTGCATTTGTGGGTTGAGGGTGTCTTTGAGGTGTTCGCAACAGCCATTATCGCGCTCATCTTCGTCAACCTGAAGCTGCTCCGGGCCTCCACCGCTGCAGTTGCGGTGATCTTCGCCACCATCATCTTCATGTCCGGCGGCGTGCTGGGCACGTTCCACCACCTCTATTGGAGCGGCACACCGATTGGCGTACTGGCACTGGGGGCCGTGTTCTCAGCACTGGAAGTTGTACCGTTGCTCGTCATTGGCTTTGAGGCCTACCAGACCCATAAACTGGAGCAGAACACCAAGTGGATCGAGCATTACAAATGGCCGCTCAACTTCTTCGCCTCTGTTCTGTTCTGGAACCTTGTTGGCGCCGGTTTGCTCGGCTTCTTCATCAACCCACCACTGGCGCTCTATTACATGCAGGGCCTCAACTCCACACCGGCCCACGGACACGCGGCCATGTTCGGGGTTTATGGCTTACTGGGCATTGGCTTGATGCTGTTCTGCTTGCGCTCGCTCATTCCGGACAACCGCTGGAGCGATAAGTGGCTGCAGCAGGCGTTCTGGGGGCTCAACATAGGTCTGGCAATGATGCTTGCGCTCTCCCTGATCCCGCAGGGCATCTATCAGGCCTATATCAGCTTTACTGAGAGCTACTGGCTTGCCCGCGCACCGGAGACAATCCACGGTCCGGTAATGACCGCGTTGGTCTGGGCCCGCGTGCCAGGAGATCTGGTCTTCGGCTGGGGCATCTTCGCCATCGTCATGTTCATGTATCGCGCTTACTTCGGGGAACCAATCAACGAGAAAGAACAGGCCGCAAAAGTCTGA
- a CDS encoding Na/Pi cotransporter family protein, translated as MSSFEILLHLAAGISLLFWATRMIRTGVERAVGQKFQGWMQQASKNRYTSFTTGFLVSIILQSATATAILARGFISKGSITLAAGLAIMLGADLGSTMVVQVLSLDLSWLLPVCLVVGGALFSRGSTRTMRQTGRIIIGVGQMLIALSFISMASEPLRESGSLPVILNLLIGDPFVAIITAAALTWLLHSSVAVVLMIMTLASTGVLPMEGALLFILGANIGSSIIPLVLTMSDSAEVRRVPLGNMIFRVAGVLITLLLMRFDVLTLDMLGDDPARAIANFHSGFNLGVVLLGIPTIGLVARLTKLIISDSAGQSEEDAVMERLSLLDRKLLETPDLAFNAATREMLHMSEKVEAMLRGVMVVFRGDDAQTAKRLMKMDDEIDDLHRSIKEYLTDVTTQSMSDEDYQKYTELMNYCVCLEQMGDVIQRNLLVLAEKISGLNKEFSQEGWKEIKDLHAAVLQNLQISLRVLITRDPDLARDLVSRKVLVRELEYKSREAHLRRLSQNRKSSRTTSSIHLETISDLKYLNALLTTVAYPIVEGEGELLRSRLANEPQKSQSDMLPAAT; from the coding sequence ATGAGCAGTTTTGAAATACTTCTCCACCTTGCTGCAGGTATTTCCCTATTGTTTTGGGCAACTAGAATGATCCGGACAGGCGTTGAGCGCGCAGTTGGCCAGAAGTTTCAGGGTTGGATGCAGCAGGCCTCCAAGAACCGTTACACCAGCTTCACCACCGGCTTTCTGGTTTCCATCATTTTGCAAAGTGCGACGGCAACAGCCATTCTTGCACGCGGGTTCATCAGCAAAGGCTCCATCACACTGGCTGCAGGCCTTGCCATCATGCTTGGTGCAGATCTGGGCTCCACAATGGTCGTGCAGGTGCTTTCCCTCGACCTGAGCTGGCTACTGCCGGTGTGTCTCGTTGTAGGCGGCGCCCTGTTCTCCCGCGGCAGTACGCGCACCATGCGCCAGACAGGCCGCATCATCATCGGTGTGGGCCAGATGTTGATCGCATTGTCCTTCATCAGCATGGCTTCTGAGCCTCTGCGCGAAAGTGGCTCTCTGCCCGTCATCCTGAACCTGCTGATTGGTGATCCGTTTGTGGCCATCATCACCGCCGCTGCCCTCACCTGGCTGCTGCACTCCTCCGTTGCAGTTGTGCTGATGATCATGACACTGGCAAGCACCGGTGTTCTGCCGATGGAAGGCGCACTGCTCTTCATTCTGGGTGCCAACATCGGCTCCAGCATTATTCCGCTGGTGTTGACCATGAGCGACAGTGCTGAAGTGCGCCGTGTTCCGCTTGGCAACATGATCTTCCGCGTGGCTGGTGTGCTGATCACCCTGCTTCTCATGCGCTTTGATGTGCTTACCCTCGATATGCTGGGTGATGACCCTGCCCGCGCCATCGCCAACTTCCACAGTGGCTTCAACCTGGGCGTCGTCCTGCTCGGCATTCCGACAATCGGCCTCGTGGCCCGCCTAACCAAGCTCATCATTTCCGACAGCGCTGGCCAGTCAGAGGAAGATGCTGTCATGGAACGGCTCAGCCTGCTGGACCGTAAGCTGCTGGAAACACCTGACCTTGCCTTTAATGCTGCTACTCGCGAGATGCTGCATATGAGTGAGAAGGTGGAAGCCATGCTGCGCGGCGTTATGGTGGTATTCCGAGGGGATGATGCGCAAACAGCCAAGCGGCTGATGAAGATGGATGACGAGATTGATGATCTACACCGCTCCATCAAAGAATATCTGACAGATGTGACCACCCAGTCCATGAGCGATGAGGACTATCAGAAGTATACTGAGCTCATGAACTACTGCGTTTGTCTGGAACAGATGGGCGACGTCATTCAGCGTAACCTGCTGGTGCTGGCTGAGAAGATTTCCGGCCTGAACAAGGAGTTCTCACAGGAGGGCTGGAAGGAAATTAAGGACCTGCACGCAGCCGTGCTGCAGAACCTGCAAATCTCTCTGCGCGTGCTCATCACCCGCGACCCGGATCTGGCCCGGGATCTTGTTTCCCGCAAAGTGCTGGTGCGTGAGCTGGAGTACAAGAGCCGTGAAGCACACCTGCGCCGCCTGAGCCAAAACCGCAAATCCAGCCGGACCACCAGTTCCATCCATCTGGAAACTATCAGCGATCTGAAGTACCTGAACGCGCTGTTGACCACAGTGGCCTATCCAATTGTTGAGGGCGAAGGCGAGTTGCTGCGCAGCCGTTTGGCCAACGAACCGCAAAAAAGTCAAAGTGACATGCTACCCGCTGCCACCTGA
- a CDS encoding lysozyme inhibitor LprI family protein encodes MSFTRAIMLALPVALLLGTSVQAADEPTEEQITTIAKCVEEKGGGYPAMACFGEVMEQCIGTKYQNSHMIYCAVQEYAVWDQRLNAAYAEIMDIASTNVKASLKNAQRNWIKFRNDTCSANALIYEGGTHAPLTMSVCMGDQTAVRSLQLEQFLAEVGPH; translated from the coding sequence ATGAGTTTTACGCGCGCCATCATGCTGGCTTTGCCTGTGGCTCTGTTGCTTGGCACTTCTGTGCAGGCGGCGGATGAGCCGACAGAAGAGCAAATCACGACAATTGCTAAATGCGTTGAAGAAAAGGGCGGAGGCTATCCGGCGATGGCCTGTTTTGGTGAGGTGATGGAACAGTGCATTGGCACCAAGTATCAGAACAGCCATATGATCTACTGCGCCGTGCAGGAGTATGCAGTGTGGGATCAACGCCTCAACGCGGCTTACGCTGAGATTATGGATATTGCGAGCACCAACGTGAAAGCAAGTCTGAAGAATGCGCAGCGCAACTGGATTAAGTTCCGCAATGACACCTGCTCGGCCAATGCGCTGATCTATGAAGGTGGCACCCACGCCCCGCTCACTATGTCGGTTTGCATGGGAGATCAAACAGCGGTGCGCAGCTTGCAGCTTGAGCAGTTTCTTGCCGAAGTTGGCCCTCACTGA
- a CDS encoding ABC transporter ATP-binding protein gives MTQVQLKNLSKVFSGTPAVDAINLDVACGEFLVLLGPSGCGKTTSLRMVCGLEQPTSGSIWFNGQDVTNLPVQKRKVGLVSQRFGLFPHMTVEQNVAFGLSVRGMSAEEQMRQVGEMLEIVRLSTFAKRFPSQLSGGQMQRVAIARTLVTKPEVLLLDEPMASLDTLLRTEMRQFIRDLHDEYGMTTLLVTHDQIEAMDLADRIAVMFDGKVAQLAAPDEIYQHPANEQTARFMGHSNIFECARTSEKHIDSPYGQLSLGEASARGAVQPSKAMLRFESIKIGECRETPQNNAFSGTIKRAEFLGAMMRYTLQVGEGSLTVEEASTIKRKIGDAVTVTLPPEQIWLLQ, from the coding sequence GTGACGCAGGTTCAGCTTAAAAACCTCTCAAAAGTGTTCTCCGGAACACCTGCGGTTGATGCCATCAATCTTGATGTGGCCTGCGGCGAGTTTCTGGTGCTTTTGGGGCCGTCCGGTTGCGGCAAAACCACGAGTCTGCGCATGGTCTGCGGGTTGGAGCAACCGACCTCCGGCTCCATCTGGTTCAATGGTCAGGACGTGACTAATCTGCCTGTCCAGAAACGAAAAGTCGGCCTTGTTTCTCAACGCTTTGGCCTGTTCCCGCATATGACGGTTGAGCAGAACGTGGCGTTTGGGCTCTCCGTGCGCGGTATGTCTGCTGAGGAGCAGATGCGGCAGGTGGGTGAAATGCTGGAGATTGTGCGTCTCTCAACTTTTGCCAAGCGTTTTCCGTCTCAGCTTTCCGGCGGGCAGATGCAGCGCGTTGCGATTGCCAGAACGCTGGTGACCAAGCCGGAAGTGCTGTTGCTGGATGAGCCTATGGCGAGCCTTGATACGCTTTTGCGTACCGAAATGCGCCAGTTCATCCGTGATCTGCACGATGAATACGGCATGACAACACTGCTCGTCACGCACGACCAGATCGAGGCCATGGATCTGGCCGACCGGATTGCGGTGATGTTTGATGGCAAGGTTGCGCAGCTCGCCGCACCTGATGAGATTTACCAGCACCCTGCAAATGAGCAGACCGCCCGTTTCATGGGTCACTCCAACATCTTTGAGTGCGCGCGTACTTCAGAAAAGCACATCGACAGCCCGTATGGTCAGCTCAGTCTGGGTGAAGCATCAGCCCGAGGTGCAGTGCAGCCCTCAAAGGCCATGTTGCGGTTTGAGAGTATTAAGATTGGAGAGTGCCGCGAAACACCGCAGAACAATGCGTTTTCCGGCACAATCAAACGAGCAGAATTTCTTGGCGCGATGATGCGCTACACGCTTCAGGTGGGAGAGGGATCTCTGACCGTTGAGGAAGCATCTACAATCAAAAGAAAAATAGGCGATGCGGTCACTGTGACACTACCGCCAGAACAAATTTGGCTGCTGCAATAA
- a CDS encoding ABC transporter substrate-binding protein has protein sequence MQRTKSLTRQMLLASTLAVVSWSGVAQAENAPGMFRSEFLKGNLGWEDVTAKAREEGTVNFYYWGGSDIINLWVDQVATPALAAEGVRLNPVRITATKDTVDVVIAELAAGRGEEQGSVDLVWVNGENFYSLKQQNALWGAFANRLPNSVNFEWDENDPRSLLNLRDFGVETVFQEMPWSGEQYVCSVNRAHVSAENTPATFAQLKTYLEANPGKFTYVKPPHYLGNTFVQSVLYAHNPDGTGAEPYQKSFEELGGAELARLMEPGIEYLKSIEPLLLGGASGKPRYPENSGELDNLFLNSEVHFNCKFGVFGNHNGLITGAYPEQAEEMIFPAGNMIKNKNYLAVPLNSPHPAAALVAINYFSSAEAQATKLKTAGMPVGLDLWRLSEEESAEIAASAPPHYGVTQQQLDDNIAPDTNASLVDVIEATWLAVIERKEDKSLADIVAQVSGELNN, from the coding sequence ATGCAAAGAACAAAATCACTCACCAGACAGATGCTTCTTGCAAGCACACTCGCTGTTGTTAGCTGGAGCGGTGTTGCGCAGGCAGAGAACGCACCGGGCATGTTCCGCAGTGAGTTCCTGAAAGGCAATCTGGGGTGGGAAGATGTAACCGCAAAGGCCCGTGAAGAAGGCACCGTCAACTTCTACTACTGGGGCGGCTCCGACATCATCAACCTGTGGGTGGATCAGGTTGCAACACCGGCACTGGCCGCAGAAGGTGTACGCCTCAATCCGGTTCGCATCACAGCTACCAAAGACACCGTGGACGTGGTGATCGCTGAACTGGCCGCTGGTCGCGGTGAGGAGCAGGGCAGTGTGGATCTGGTGTGGGTCAATGGTGAGAACTTTTACTCTCTGAAACAGCAGAACGCACTGTGGGGGGCGTTTGCCAACCGTCTGCCAAACTCCGTGAACTTTGAGTGGGATGAGAACGACCCTCGTTCCCTTCTCAACCTGCGTGACTTTGGTGTTGAGACTGTTTTTCAGGAAATGCCATGGTCTGGTGAGCAGTATGTGTGCTCCGTCAACCGCGCTCACGTTTCTGCTGAAAACACTCCGGCGACCTTTGCGCAGCTGAAGACCTATCTGGAAGCCAACCCGGGCAAGTTCACCTATGTGAAGCCACCACATTACCTCGGCAACACCTTCGTGCAGTCCGTTCTTTATGCGCACAACCCGGATGGTACTGGTGCTGAGCCGTACCAGAAGAGCTTTGAAGAGCTGGGCGGCGCAGAACTGGCACGCCTGATGGAACCAGGCATTGAGTATCTGAAAAGCATCGAACCATTGTTGCTGGGTGGTGCCTCTGGCAAGCCGCGCTACCCGGAAAACTCTGGCGAACTGGACAATCTGTTCCTCAACTCCGAGGTTCATTTCAATTGTAAGTTTGGTGTGTTCGGCAACCATAATGGCCTGATCACCGGTGCTTATCCGGAGCAAGCGGAAGAGATGATCTTCCCGGCTGGCAACATGATCAAGAACAAGAACTACCTTGCTGTACCGCTCAACAGCCCGCATCCTGCGGCCGCGCTTGTGGCGATCAACTATTTCTCTTCTGCAGAAGCCCAAGCAACGAAGCTGAAAACAGCAGGTATGCCGGTTGGTCTGGATCTGTGGCGTTTGAGTGAGGAAGAGTCTGCTGAAATCGCAGCTTCTGCACCGCCTCACTACGGTGTCACGCAGCAGCAGCTGGATGACAACATCGCACCAGATACCAACGCGAGCCTTGTTGATGTGATCGAAGCCACTTGGCTGGCCGTGATCGAGCGCAAGGAAGATAAGTCACTGGCTGACATCGTGGCGCAGGTTTCTGGCGAACTGAACAATTGA
- a CDS encoding ABC transporter permease, with translation MMPKALSAHSNTSGPPAFMQNLRDIAEITPLLVVLLGLFGGAVVLGVLQSFGYAPWFGINEFPTTEYYERLWLSSDFWISLGLTLYYGFAATLIGLVVSVPLSIALSKKFKASRLFGTLIRLPLMVPYTVGIALALVMLGNGGLLSRISAGLGLIDDPSQFVQILKTHWGCGIIAVYVWKQVPFMTLTLSAVLARKGEDTVEAAMVLGASSRQIFWRVTLPQIMPGIVSASLICFAFNIGAFEAPLILGGGYPDTLPVLAWRYFQDANYAFQLQGMAVVVSLALVSGVFLGVYLLGYRRWERARGRV, from the coding sequence ATGATGCCCAAGGCGCTTTCAGCTCACTCCAACACCTCTGGCCCTCCTGCATTCATGCAGAACCTGCGGGATATTGCAGAAATTACGCCACTGCTTGTGGTTTTGCTGGGGCTGTTTGGAGGCGCCGTTGTTCTGGGCGTTCTGCAAAGCTTTGGCTATGCGCCGTGGTTTGGCATCAACGAGTTTCCAACTACTGAGTATTATGAACGCCTCTGGCTTTCCTCCGACTTCTGGATCTCTCTCGGACTGACGCTTTATTACGGTTTTGCTGCAACGCTGATTGGCCTGGTAGTCTCCGTTCCGTTGAGCATTGCGCTTTCCAAAAAGTTCAAAGCGTCCCGCCTGTTTGGTACCCTCATTCGCCTGCCTTTGATGGTGCCTTATACGGTTGGTATTGCGCTGGCATTGGTGATGTTGGGCAATGGCGGCCTGCTCTCTCGCATTTCTGCCGGGCTTGGCCTAATTGACGATCCTTCGCAGTTTGTGCAGATCCTCAAAACCCATTGGGGCTGCGGGATCATCGCCGTTTATGTCTGGAAGCAGGTGCCATTCATGACGCTGACCCTCTCTGCTGTTCTGGCCCGCAAAGGAGAGGATACCGTGGAGGCCGCCATGGTGCTGGGAGCAAGTTCCAGACAGATCTTCTGGCGCGTCACGCTCCCGCAGATCATGCCGGGCATTGTCTCTGCTTCGCTCATCTGTTTTGCGTTCAACATCGGCGCTTTTGAAGCCCCGCTTATTCTGGGCGGCGGCTATCCGGATACTCTGCCGGTGCTGGCGTGGCGGTACTTTCAGGATGCGAACTACGCCTTTCAGCTGCAGGGCATGGCTGTGGTTGTGTCTCTGGCCTTGGTTTCTGGCGTTTTCCTTGGTGTTTATTTGCTGGGCTACCGCAGATGGGAACGTGCACGGGGGCGTGTGTAA
- a CDS encoding ABC transporter permease translates to MISQTSKLRDLKAISPWQRLLVLTMATFTIAPFAPLIIQSLAFRWAWPNILPTVWWHEQRERSPFPLAWDYVFSPSSRVGEATLNTLGIGIAVTLLCLLICLPAARVLAQRNFRGKNQLEFLIALPLLLPEAAIGIALLMIFISLGLAGTYAGVIVVHLIPTIPYMVRMLTAVYQGHGTDAEDHARVLGANRRQIFFRVTLPMILPGVIAGCLFTFLVSTNLFLLTFFIGQGQIITLPTLLFAKISGGALDATGAGIALIASIPGIILLIFTDRFIRNYPLAE, encoded by the coding sequence ATGATCAGCCAAACCTCCAAACTCCGCGATCTTAAGGCGATCAGCCCTTGGCAGCGTCTCCTCGTGCTGACCATGGCAACCTTCACCATCGCGCCATTTGCTCCGCTGATCATCCAGTCACTGGCCTTCCGTTGGGCGTGGCCGAACATACTGCCAACGGTGTGGTGGCATGAGCAGCGTGAACGCTCGCCGTTTCCATTGGCGTGGGATTATGTGTTTTCGCCCAGCTCCCGCGTTGGGGAGGCAACCCTCAACACGCTCGGTATTGGCATTGCAGTGACGTTGCTATGTCTGCTCATCTGTCTACCCGCTGCGCGCGTGCTGGCGCAGCGCAACTTCCGTGGCAAAAACCAACTGGAGTTTTTGATCGCTCTGCCGCTTCTTCTGCCGGAAGCTGCCATTGGCATTGCTTTGCTGATGATCTTTATTTCGCTGGGTCTTGCTGGTACTTATGCGGGCGTGATTGTGGTCCATCTGATCCCAACCATTCCCTACATGGTGCGCATGCTCACAGCTGTCTATCAGGGGCATGGCACGGATGCTGAAGACCATGCCCGCGTTCTTGGCGCCAATCGCAGGCAGATCTTCTTCCGTGTGACGCTGCCCATGATCCTGCCGGGTGTCATCGCAGGCTGCCTGTTCACCTTTCTGGTCTCAACCAACCTGTTTTTGCTGACGTTCTTCATTGGTCAGGGCCAAATCATCACCCTGCCAACGCTGCTGTTTGCCAAAATTTCCGGCGGCGCACTGGACGCAACTGGCGCAGGCATAGCCCTGATAGCCTCTATCCCCGGCATCATCCTGCTGATCTTTACAGACCGCTTTATCCGGAACTATCCGCTTGCAGAGTAA
- a CDS encoding type III secretion system chaperone, with the protein MELVETVIRQFGETIGLSDLKLDSENICSLTVDGEIEVFFQILDFKTNVIRLNSKLANLNSVPKSLYQHLLEANYNGIGTGAAALSINLRSSEVLLTQAIQADKLSAEEFADTVKLFVKYTSFWVQELVELAKFPSDDPVSMPEMPVDNLSSQMQYLMP; encoded by the coding sequence ATGGAACTGGTTGAAACCGTAATCCGGCAGTTTGGCGAGACGATCGGGTTGTCTGACCTGAAACTAGACAGCGAAAACATCTGCTCATTGACCGTTGATGGTGAGATCGAGGTGTTTTTTCAGATTCTGGATTTCAAAACAAACGTCATCCGGTTGAACAGCAAACTGGCGAACCTGAACAGCGTGCCAAAGTCGCTCTACCAGCACTTGCTGGAGGCAAACTACAACGGCATTGGAACAGGTGCGGCAGCGCTTTCCATCAACCTGCGTAGCTCTGAAGTGCTGCTGACACAGGCTATTCAGGCAGACAAGCTTTCAGCTGAAGAGTTTGCTGACACTGTGAAGTTGTTTGTGAAGTACACGAGCTTCTGGGTGCAGGAATTGGTGGAGCTGGCCAAGTTCCCGTCAGATGATCCGGTCTCCATGCCGGAGATGCCGGTCGATAACCTGAGTTCCCAGATGCAATACCTGATGCCTTAA
- a CDS encoding SDR family oxidoreductase, with protein MELHGQTIIVTGASSGIGAAAAELFASEGANVVLGARREAELAQLASGITEQGGSATYLAGDVTNEAYASALVEHALNTYGRLHGAFNNAGIMGDMEPVPEMDTDNWNGVLRTNLTSAFYAAKAQIPVLKNASQSAIVFTSSFVGHTNSGMPGMGAYAASKAGLVGLVKSLAADHGPDGIRINALLPGGTKTAMAGDDPEGHAFISNLHPLKRMANPKEIAQAALFLLSDRASFVTGSAMTADGGVSIRLV; from the coding sequence ATGGAACTACATGGACAGACGATTATCGTAACAGGCGCAAGCAGCGGCATCGGTGCTGCTGCTGCCGAACTCTTCGCATCAGAAGGCGCCAATGTTGTACTGGGTGCCAGACGCGAAGCTGAGCTTGCTCAACTGGCGAGCGGTATTACAGAGCAAGGCGGTTCGGCGACGTATCTTGCGGGTGATGTCACTAATGAAGCCTATGCTTCTGCGCTGGTTGAACATGCCCTTAACACCTATGGCAGGCTGCACGGTGCATTCAACAATGCGGGGATCATGGGAGACATGGAGCCGGTGCCGGAGATGGACACGGACAACTGGAATGGCGTACTGCGCACGAACCTGACCAGCGCCTTCTATGCAGCCAAAGCGCAGATCCCGGTGCTTAAAAATGCCAGTCAGAGCGCTATTGTTTTCACCTCATCCTTCGTTGGCCACACCAACAGCGGCATGCCGGGCATGGGAGCGTATGCTGCCAGTAAGGCAGGATTGGTAGGTCTGGTGAAGTCACTGGCGGCGGATCATGGGCCAGACGGCATCCGCATCAATGCTCTGCTGCCGGGTGGCACGAAAACAGCTATGGCAGGCGATGACCCGGAAGGACATGCCTTCATCTCCAACCTTCACCCACTCAAGCGCATGGCAAACCCAAAAGAGATTGCGCAGGCCGCTCTGTTCTTACTGTCAGATCGAGCAAGCTTTGTAACGGGCAGTGCCATGACGGCAGATGGTGGGGTGTCTATTCGGCTGGTTTGA
- a CDS encoding cysteine hydrolase — translation MCNDHDHKKTLSRRDALRGGLTAAAAVGGAAVAGVAHAKAQDKVKDPYAPPAKSVLPPSDMKLDLSRAALVVTDPQNDFLSPDGVTWGVVGESVTRNNTVNNIERLFKAAKAADITVAVSPHYYYPTDHGWKFEGALEKLMHNIGMFDRKGALNVDGFEGSGADWLDVYKPYINDGKTIVTSPHKVYGNDTNDLSLQLRKQGVDQVILAGMSANLCTESHMRELIEQGFEVAVVSDGTAAAVIPDGDGYLAALTNFRFIANAVWTTDEAVKLLQA, via the coding sequence ATGTGTAACGACCATGATCACAAGAAAACACTCAGCCGCCGTGATGCTCTGCGCGGTGGCCTGACCGCTGCAGCAGCTGTTGGAGGTGCAGCAGTTGCAGGTGTAGCGCACGCCAAAGCACAGGACAAAGTGAAAGACCCATACGCACCACCAGCAAAGTCTGTTCTGCCTCCAAGTGATATGAAGCTGGACCTGAGCCGCGCTGCACTTGTGGTGACTGACCCACAGAACGACTTCCTGTCTCCTGATGGCGTGACCTGGGGTGTTGTAGGCGAGAGCGTGACCCGCAACAACACCGTAAACAACATCGAGCGTCTGTTCAAAGCTGCAAAGGCAGCGGACATCACCGTTGCTGTTTCTCCTCACTACTATTACCCAACTGATCACGGCTGGAAGTTTGAAGGCGCGTTGGAAAAGCTGATGCACAACATCGGCATGTTCGATCGCAAAGGCGCTCTCAATGTGGACGGTTTTGAAGGTTCCGGCGCAGACTGGCTGGACGTGTACAAGCCTTACATCAACGATGGCAAAACCATCGTCACCTCCCCGCACAAGGTTTACGGCAACGACACCAACGACCTTTCGCTTCAGCTGCGCAAGCAGGGTGTAGATCAGGTGATCCTGGCTGGTATGTCTGCAAACCTTTGCACCGAGAGCCATATGCGTGAGCTGATCGAGCAGGGCTTCGAGGTTGCTGTGGTGAGTGATGGCACAGCGGCAGCTGTTATTCCGGATGGTGATGGCTATCTGGCCGCTCTGACCAACTTCCGCTTCATTGCGAACGCCGTCTGGACAACGGACGAAGCTGTTAAGCTGCTTCAGGCTTAA